The proteins below are encoded in one region of Bremerella sp. P1:
- a CDS encoding sigma-54-dependent transcriptional regulator, with translation MRHAKDLVEKASKLADALPFDQENREFDSLMSRVVFTAESVLDQTCQQGIEVAASDEEFRLYQDLVLFVSYYRFRERFQATIQHSLSKPDDLAVGYYREFERHWTKCWNPSHVKRESSYSCPHTFACLFMIRRAFHHIHEFIWGRSPEIQTLRAQIWESIFTHDFRRFGLLLYDRMENVTTLVSGPSGSGKELVARAIGMSRYISFDPKAQAFREPFGGSFHPVNISALSPTLVESELFGHAKGAFTGASSARHGWFYKCRPGHSVFLDEIGELSPAIQVKLLRVLQSREFQRIGETKIHSFHGKLIVASNRDLAKEIQEGTFREDLYYRICSDVITTPSLARQLQSDPGQLLFFGERFAMKQLSNRDAAHEIACDTAAWVDSNLGQDYPWPGNFRELEQCVWNVMIRKSYRPLRTKSTEAESLVNKLVRQQVPASDILAAYCLEIYQKTGSYAATAKIIKLDQRTVKRNVERASHVTKAEALDS, from the coding sequence ATGCGTCATGCGAAGGATCTTGTTGAAAAGGCGTCCAAGCTTGCAGATGCGTTACCGTTCGATCAGGAGAATCGGGAATTCGATTCGTTGATGAGTCGCGTGGTCTTCACAGCCGAATCGGTTCTTGATCAAACATGCCAACAGGGAATTGAGGTCGCCGCGAGCGATGAAGAGTTTCGTCTTTATCAGGACCTGGTCCTGTTCGTGTCGTACTATCGCTTTCGAGAAAGATTTCAGGCAACGATCCAGCACTCTTTGAGTAAGCCAGACGACCTTGCCGTTGGTTACTATCGAGAATTCGAACGTCATTGGACGAAGTGTTGGAACCCGTCGCACGTCAAGCGAGAGTCTTCTTATTCGTGCCCCCACACGTTTGCCTGCCTCTTTATGATTCGGCGTGCGTTTCATCACATTCATGAGTTTATCTGGGGACGCTCACCCGAAATTCAAACACTCCGGGCACAGATCTGGGAATCGATCTTTACGCATGACTTCCGTCGATTCGGCCTCTTGCTGTATGACCGAATGGAGAACGTGACGACTTTGGTCTCCGGCCCATCCGGCTCCGGGAAGGAACTAGTAGCGAGAGCCATCGGTATGTCTCGCTATATTTCGTTTGATCCAAAGGCACAAGCATTTCGAGAACCGTTTGGCGGTTCCTTTCATCCGGTTAACATCTCGGCATTGTCACCGACACTTGTCGAGTCGGAGTTGTTTGGGCATGCCAAGGGAGCATTTACAGGAGCTTCGTCGGCCAGGCATGGCTGGTTCTACAAGTGCCGCCCTGGTCACTCGGTATTCCTCGACGAGATCGGAGAGTTATCGCCGGCGATTCAAGTCAAACTGCTACGCGTGCTCCAAAGCCGGGAGTTTCAGCGAATCGGAGAAACGAAGATTCACTCGTTCCATGGAAAGCTGATTGTGGCTTCCAATCGCGATCTGGCAAAAGAAATTCAAGAGGGAACCTTTCGCGAGGATTTATACTACCGAATCTGCTCGGATGTCATCACGACTCCTTCTCTTGCACGACAGCTACAAAGCGATCCGGGCCAGCTCCTGTTTTTCGGGGAACGTTTTGCGATGAAGCAACTCTCTAATCGAGATGCCGCCCATGAAATTGCCTGCGACACGGCCGCATGGGTCGATAGCAATCTGGGGCAAGACTACCCCTGGCCAGGCAACTTCCGCGAGTTGGAGCAATGCGTTTGGAACGTCATGATTCGCAAGAGCTATCGGCCGCTTCGGACGAAGTCGACCGAAGCGGAGTCTCTCGTCAACAAACTGGTAAGGCAGCAAGTGCCGGCGAGCGACATACTCGCTGCCTATTGTTTGGAAATCTATCAGAAAACGGGAAGCTATGCGGCGACCGCTAAGATCATCAAGCTCGATCAAAGAACGGTGAAACGAAACGTTGAGCGAGCAAGTCATGTAACCAAAGCCGAAGCACTTGATTCTTAA
- a CDS encoding efflux RND transporter permease subunit, with the protein MLTHVIEFSLKNRGLVIILTLLMAGAGLYSAVKLPIDAVPDMTNVQVQVVTDAGSLSPVEVERYVTYPVENTMGGLPNVEELRSVSKFGISVVTIVFEEGTDVYWARNLVAQRLTEAADNIPEGYGTPSLGPLTTALGEILQFEVRSDRHSPMALRTMLEWDIAPRLREVAGVTEINTHGGYYKTYEVQPDPDRMTSYGITLQTLFDRVKNNNSTSGGGYVVHYGEQRFVRGMSLLGSQQDIEQIVLRREKDGTPILVSDVATVAIEPMTRQGAVTRDGRGEAVTGLVMMLIGENSREVVEASKERLREIEATLPEGVWLEVTYDRAALIGRTLKTVLTNLTEGGLLVIVVLLFMLGSLRAGIVVALAIPLSMMFATNVMAMTGVTASLMSLGAIDFGLIVDSSVIMIENCIHRLSHGSNGKSHLQTIRDAAIEVRKPTMFGELIISVVFVPILLLQGTEGKLFRPMALTVLFALAGSLVLSLTFMPAMASLMLPRKMDEKDVFLVRWIKYIYEPIVVRAIRYSGFTVSIAIAVFLASIPVAMNLGAEFMPRLNEGDLLVEAVRLPSATLEGSISMSTQIESILCEFPEVKTVFSKTGRPEIANDVMGVHQTDVWVLLKPPHDWPEEKTRDELIEEMSQVLNDNVPGVAFGFTQPIEMRVDELVAGVKADVAVLLYGDDLNVLAQKGKEIEAVLRDVPGAVDVKADYQANLSTISIQTQPEQLARYGVDAQTVLDVVSAMGGMPVGQIFEGRARYPILVRIPAEWRENLSLLEQLPVAEAGGSPIPLKELAEIRLEETPPSIEHEANRRRTFVSANVRGRDVASFVNEAQQTVESEIALPAGYEIVWGGDFQNLQSASRRLALILPIVLLIILLLLHTSLGSLRLALLIFLAVPMAASGGIFALSLREMPFSISAGVGFIALFGVAVLNGLVWVSAAEHQRKAGMPLDQISHATALARLRPVLMTALVASLGFLPMAMSTSDGAEMQRPLATVVIGGLITSTLLTSLVVPCIYPWLAKGLPVMEDDDELTDTAFDAA; encoded by the coding sequence ATGCTGACTCACGTAATTGAATTCTCGCTTAAGAATCGCGGCCTAGTCATCATCCTGACTTTGTTGATGGCAGGGGCCGGACTCTATTCGGCCGTCAAACTCCCGATTGATGCTGTTCCGGACATGACCAACGTCCAGGTTCAGGTCGTCACCGACGCGGGCTCTCTTTCGCCAGTTGAAGTGGAACGTTACGTCACCTACCCGGTCGAGAACACGATGGGTGGCCTACCTAATGTCGAGGAACTACGCAGCGTTTCGAAGTTTGGCATCTCGGTTGTCACCATTGTCTTTGAGGAAGGCACCGACGTTTACTGGGCTCGTAACTTGGTCGCGCAGCGTCTCACCGAAGCCGCTGACAACATCCCCGAGGGCTACGGGACGCCTTCGCTGGGGCCGCTGACGACGGCACTTGGTGAAATTCTGCAATTCGAGGTTCGTAGTGACCGTCATTCCCCTATGGCTTTACGAACGATGCTCGAATGGGACATCGCACCGAGACTGCGAGAAGTCGCTGGGGTGACCGAAATTAATACGCATGGCGGCTATTACAAAACCTACGAGGTACAGCCGGATCCAGATCGCATGACCAGCTACGGGATCACGCTGCAAACACTTTTCGATCGCGTGAAGAACAACAACTCCACCTCCGGTGGTGGCTATGTCGTGCACTACGGGGAACAACGCTTCGTCCGCGGCATGTCGCTATTGGGCAGCCAGCAAGATATCGAGCAGATCGTCTTGCGACGCGAAAAAGACGGGACCCCGATTCTAGTTTCCGACGTTGCCACGGTCGCGATAGAACCAATGACTCGCCAAGGAGCTGTCACACGGGACGGACGTGGCGAAGCGGTTACCGGGCTCGTGATGATGCTTATCGGTGAGAACTCAAGGGAAGTCGTTGAGGCCTCAAAGGAGCGACTGCGGGAAATTGAGGCAACGCTGCCCGAAGGCGTATGGCTGGAAGTCACGTACGATCGTGCTGCGTTGATCGGAAGAACGTTGAAAACCGTTTTGACGAATCTGACCGAAGGTGGTTTGCTCGTCATCGTAGTACTTCTGTTCATGCTGGGAAGCCTTCGAGCTGGGATTGTGGTTGCCTTGGCCATTCCCCTTTCGATGATGTTTGCCACCAATGTCATGGCGATGACCGGCGTCACGGCAAGTCTTATGAGCCTGGGTGCGATCGACTTTGGGCTGATTGTCGATAGCTCGGTGATCATGATCGAGAATTGCATCCACCGACTATCCCATGGAAGCAATGGCAAGTCACACCTCCAGACAATTCGCGACGCGGCCATCGAAGTTCGCAAGCCGACGATGTTTGGTGAATTGATCATCTCGGTCGTGTTTGTCCCCATCTTGCTGTTGCAGGGAACGGAAGGAAAGCTATTCCGCCCGATGGCTTTAACCGTGCTGTTTGCCTTGGCAGGTTCGCTGGTTCTATCTCTCACCTTCATGCCGGCGATGGCCTCGCTGATGCTCCCACGCAAGATGGACGAGAAGGACGTCTTCCTGGTCCGTTGGATCAAGTACATCTACGAACCGATCGTTGTGCGCGCCATCCGATACTCAGGATTTACCGTCAGCATCGCTATCGCCGTCTTTCTGGCGAGTATTCCCGTAGCGATGAATCTTGGGGCCGAGTTTATGCCGCGGCTGAATGAAGGGGATTTGCTCGTCGAGGCAGTGCGTCTTCCCAGCGCGACCCTCGAAGGGTCGATTTCCATGTCAACTCAAATCGAGTCGATCCTCTGTGAGTTCCCAGAAGTCAAGACCGTGTTCTCGAAGACAGGGCGTCCCGAAATTGCGAACGACGTGATGGGTGTCCATCAAACGGACGTCTGGGTTTTGTTAAAACCCCCGCACGATTGGCCTGAGGAGAAAACTCGTGATGAGTTGATCGAAGAGATGTCACAGGTCTTAAACGACAATGTGCCAGGTGTCGCTTTCGGCTTCACACAGCCCATCGAGATGCGAGTGGACGAACTGGTGGCCGGTGTGAAAGCAGACGTTGCCGTTCTACTGTACGGTGATGACCTGAATGTCCTGGCGCAAAAAGGCAAAGAGATTGAAGCGGTTCTCAGGGACGTCCCGGGAGCGGTCGACGTGAAGGCCGATTACCAGGCCAACCTGTCGACGATCTCGATTCAGACGCAGCCAGAGCAGCTTGCTCGGTATGGGGTCGATGCTCAAACGGTGTTGGATGTCGTGTCCGCCATGGGTGGCATGCCGGTCGGACAGATCTTCGAAGGCCGAGCCCGGTACCCGATCCTCGTTCGCATACCGGCCGAGTGGCGAGAAAACCTCTCGCTTCTGGAGCAACTTCCCGTGGCGGAAGCAGGAGGAAGTCCTATCCCGCTGAAGGAACTCGCGGAAATTCGTCTTGAGGAAACTCCTCCGAGCATCGAACATGAAGCAAATCGCCGCCGCACGTTTGTCTCGGCAAACGTGCGAGGTCGCGACGTCGCTTCCTTTGTTAACGAAGCTCAACAAACCGTCGAGAGCGAAATCGCACTCCCGGCCGGCTATGAAATCGTTTGGGGTGGCGATTTTCAAAACCTGCAGTCGGCTAGTCGGCGTCTAGCTCTTATCCTCCCCATCGTGCTGTTGATCATCCTGCTCTTGCTTCACACGAGCCTCGGCTCACTGAGACTCGCCCTGCTGATCTTCCTAGCCGTGCCCATGGCGGCATCAGGTGGGATCTTCGCCCTCTCGCTACGAGAAATGCCATTCAGTATTTCGGCTGGCGTCGGTTTCATTGCCTTGTTCGGTGTTGCCGTACTCAATGGCCTGGTTTGGGTAAGTGCAGCCGAGCATCAAAGAAAGGCCGGCATGCCGCTCGACCAAATTAGTCATGCTACGGCCCTGGCTCGCCTGCGTCCCGTGCTGATGACGGCACTGGTCGCAAGCCTGGGCTTCCTACCGATGGCCATGTCGACAAGCGACGGAGCTGAAATGCAGCGCCCCTTGGCAACGGTGGTGATCGGTGGTCTGATTACCTCGACGCTACTCACGTCGTTAGTCGTACCGTGCATTTACCCGTGGCTCGCCAAAGGACTACCGGTAATGGAAGATGACGACGAATTGACGGACACAGCTTTCGATGCAGCTTAA
- a CDS encoding efflux RND transporter periplasmic adaptor subunit — translation MGTAPEDHEPETHSEAEATPANNILKLPPGKVNSAELITHAATKRSIQHSHSVPGRTTYDETRHVEVRTPIDGVLEQVLVQPGDRVVAGQLLATITSPEIGSARSELLRCKSYEELRAIEANRAQEVASNVRRLVELLDEELAAAEIEEKLQGLELGEVRKVIQAAHTRMQLAEELRDNVKPLIGSGAMPERVIRERQSEFEIARAEFEAARDQALFDVAQGEREATANLADAKRKTQIAQQSLQSLIGNVKSADTENDASMLSTLQIRAPMAGTIESRRFAASERVYRADSLYVLADTSSLYVSAEVREKDWPAVGIQEGTEIGVIVPAAENERLSARVQYVGREVDPDTNSIPVVASLDNPTGLLRPGMFVRVILPIGQPQTSLVVRPESILRHDDEEYVFVQVGDYEFQRVPILTGLQTENWIEVKQGLEPGQQVVEQGAFLLKSEWLLEGESE, via the coding sequence ATGGGTACGGCCCCTGAAGACCACGAGCCGGAAACCCACTCCGAAGCGGAAGCGACCCCTGCGAACAACATCTTGAAACTGCCCCCCGGCAAGGTCAACTCGGCAGAGCTGATCACGCATGCCGCGACGAAGCGTTCCATTCAACACTCGCATTCCGTTCCTGGCCGGACCACCTATGACGAAACGCGTCATGTCGAAGTCCGCACGCCCATCGATGGCGTTCTCGAACAAGTGCTCGTTCAACCAGGCGACCGTGTCGTGGCCGGGCAGTTGTTGGCAACCATCACCAGTCCGGAAATTGGAAGTGCCCGTTCGGAGCTGCTGCGTTGCAAGTCCTACGAAGAACTGCGTGCGATCGAAGCCAATCGAGCTCAGGAAGTGGCGTCGAATGTCCGCCGCTTGGTGGAACTACTAGATGAAGAATTGGCCGCTGCTGAGATCGAAGAGAAGCTTCAAGGCCTCGAACTGGGCGAAGTACGAAAGGTAATCCAAGCCGCCCATACGCGGATGCAATTAGCCGAAGAGCTGCGGGACAACGTCAAGCCGCTCATAGGTTCAGGTGCCATGCCCGAGCGAGTCATTCGCGAACGGCAGTCCGAATTCGAGATTGCCCGTGCCGAATTCGAGGCCGCCCGAGACCAGGCCCTCTTCGATGTTGCTCAGGGTGAACGCGAAGCGACGGCCAATCTGGCAGATGCGAAACGGAAGACGCAGATTGCCCAGCAGTCGCTGCAAAGCTTGATCGGCAACGTAAAGTCCGCCGACACGGAGAATGACGCGTCCATGCTATCCACTCTGCAAATTCGCGCCCCAATGGCAGGGACGATCGAGTCGCGGAGATTTGCTGCCAGCGAACGCGTTTATCGCGCGGATTCACTCTATGTCCTCGCCGACACCTCTTCTCTCTATGTTTCAGCGGAAGTCCGAGAAAAAGACTGGCCTGCTGTTGGCATCCAGGAAGGCACCGAAATCGGAGTGATCGTCCCAGCGGCCGAGAACGAACGACTATCAGCCCGGGTACAGTACGTCGGAAGAGAAGTCGACCCAGATACCAACTCCATTCCGGTGGTAGCGTCGTTGGACAACCCGACTGGCCTGCTGCGTCCCGGCATGTTTGTCCGCGTCATCCTACCGATCGGGCAACCACAGACGTCGCTGGTTGTCCGTCCGGAGTCGATCCTGCGACACGATGACGAGGAATATGTATTCGTCCAGGTTGGTGATTACGAATTCCAAAGGGTGCCCATTCTGACCGGGCTTCAGACCGAGAATTGGATCGAGGTCAAGCAAGGCCTTGAACCTGGCCAACAAGTGGTGGAGCAGGGAGCATTTCTACTCAAATCCGAATGGCTTCTGGAGGGCGAGTCCGAATAG
- a CDS encoding sensor histidine kinase — MNNSPLEAILLSRPVRVSFAILLVVFVAEFTIMFVLPFVLVESQTSWKEAAVDSTLLTMILIPFLWFAIIRPLQELANMRANLLEQFAALQDEERRRIAFDLHDEVGQSLTSVMMGLRALGDQPDPSSYRQRIDNLREVVNGAVHEVRRIANGLRPAALDHLGLQGALERMAEDAEQIHDIDIELAIEINDWDKLSNPLQTTIYRIVQEGLTNVARHSGAKLVFIRVAQRRSEVVVEIEDDGRGFDKDARSRQGLGVSGMIQRTTLLAGEFNVLERPQGGTIIRARIPIRS, encoded by the coding sequence ATGAACAATTCTCCACTCGAAGCGATTCTTCTCAGCCGACCTGTCCGAGTCTCATTTGCGATTCTACTGGTTGTCTTCGTGGCGGAGTTTACGATTATGTTCGTACTCCCATTTGTCCTGGTCGAGAGCCAGACGTCCTGGAAAGAGGCGGCTGTAGACTCCACTTTGCTGACAATGATCCTAATTCCCTTCTTGTGGTTTGCGATCATTCGGCCGTTACAGGAACTTGCGAATATGCGAGCGAACCTGTTAGAGCAGTTCGCTGCGTTGCAAGACGAGGAGAGGCGACGGATCGCTTTTGATTTGCATGATGAGGTGGGGCAATCGCTCACATCGGTGATGATGGGCTTGAGAGCTTTGGGCGATCAGCCAGATCCTTCTAGTTACCGGCAACGAATCGATAACCTGCGAGAAGTTGTCAACGGCGCGGTCCATGAAGTACGACGGATCGCCAATGGGCTGCGACCTGCCGCGTTGGATCATCTTGGTTTGCAAGGTGCACTGGAGCGTATGGCTGAGGATGCCGAGCAGATCCACGATATCGACATTGAACTGGCGATCGAAATCAACGATTGGGACAAGCTGTCCAATCCTCTGCAAACAACCATCTATCGAATCGTGCAGGAAGGGCTGACGAACGTTGCTCGGCATTCGGGAGCCAAGCTTGTTTTCATTCGGGTAGCTCAACGACGAAGCGAAGTCGTTGTCGAGATCGAGGACGACGGTCGTGGATTCGACAAGGACGCAAGGTCCCGTCAAGGCTTGGGCGTATCTGGGATGATCCAACGGACCACGCTGCTTGCCGGTGAATTTAACGTGTTGGAACGTCCCCAGGGTGGCACCATCATTCGCGCGAGGATCCCGATCCGCTCATGA
- a CDS encoding response regulator has translation MNDKNNIRLMIADDHAVFRAGLKLLLQTHDDLEVVGEVSDADELLDAVKQLRPDVLVLDLTMPGGSTLPLIEKLRKAIPETRILVLSMHDDLTLVRAALASGASGYVVKAAADTEVVAAIRAVATGKVFVDLDLDANQVGSLLTAEKDWSGKEKDGPLGSLSSREKEVFLSLAKGHTNQEIADDLDLSIKTVETYRGRIGVKLGLRTRAEFVRFAVELGLIGPGSY, from the coding sequence ATGAACGACAAGAACAATATCCGTCTCATGATTGCCGACGACCATGCTGTCTTTCGTGCGGGGCTCAAATTGCTTCTCCAAACGCATGATGACCTCGAAGTCGTGGGAGAGGTCTCGGATGCCGATGAACTGCTGGACGCGGTAAAGCAGCTCCGGCCGGATGTGCTCGTGCTCGATCTCACGATGCCAGGCGGAAGTACGCTGCCGTTAATTGAGAAACTTCGCAAAGCGATACCGGAAACACGCATCCTGGTTCTCTCCATGCACGACGACCTGACCCTGGTCCGAGCTGCTTTGGCCAGTGGAGCAAGTGGCTACGTCGTCAAGGCGGCAGCGGACACCGAAGTTGTGGCCGCGATTCGAGCCGTTGCGACGGGAAAGGTGTTCGTCGATCTCGATTTAGATGCCAATCAGGTAGGCAGTCTATTAACCGCAGAGAAAGACTGGTCCGGCAAAGAAAAGGATGGCCCACTGGGGAGTCTCAGTTCTCGGGAGAAAGAAGTCTTTCTGAGCCTTGCCAAAGGGCATACGAATCAAGAGATAGCTGACGATCTGGACCTGAGCATAAAGACGGTGGAAACTTATCGCGGCCGGATTGGTGTGAAACTCGGGCTACGTACGCGTGCCGAGTTCGTGCGTTTTGCGGTCGAGCTGGGACTGATCGGACCAGGCAGCTATTGA
- a CDS encoding DUF1592 domain-containing protein: MRLLFITLAFLAGASIVSAAEPFEAFLQTHCIRCHGPETVERDLRIDKLSRDFTSGKDTHLWAEIVERINAGEMPPEDEPQPSEDDIAKVIAQLDTRIREGRAARMAARPPVAHYRLSRQEYQNTVYDLLGVRYDPAQPGELNADPLWHGFERIGSQLSLSPSHVERYYRASEIVLSRAFPEKPVESQTVRKTAAEIRYNGGQQQQAYLDRFGIKRPLRALIFPGRELQALRPNWFGAGASQSGLYRARLQVSGVRPPGGQTPHLRIGKRTGEGTNEGLIELDVLATEDEPEIIEFEVFLEMPTSLDFNVVVTDIISRDKGGHHRNILGGSNYVFTHTSETTLLNPTGPKLFDEDGNGIFSFVLLDWIEWEGPVESEAERATRTDVQPSTDASLAVVTQHLNHFAQRAWRRPVTDDELRPYLHAYEAELAAGEDMTSAYQIALLGVLNSRNFTYLVEGDAKSRDRLNDWELASRLSYFLWSSMPDQALFDAAAQGKLTNDQLADQVDRMLADPKIDRFVEDFPRQWLQLHRLGMFPPDGKLYPDYDVWLEASMREEVVQYFREVFAKNLSIDRFITSDWTMANSRLCEFYGIPAPQKSGVQKVSLRPEDHRGGLLTMGAILGLTSDGTRHRPVHRGVWVSEAIFGKTPPPPPANVDPIEPNPPDSPKATIRQKIKAHTQNANCAACHRNIDPLGLAFDQFDAIGQWRTHERVEKGTGADPPVDPSGEMPDGRTFADADQFKQLVLEDRDRFLRGMVEHLCSYGLRRVLTVDDQEHIDAIVEEAKQNNYQLKDIVRAVALSEIMKKR; this comes from the coding sequence ATGCGTTTATTGTTCATCACGCTGGCATTCCTCGCCGGTGCGTCGATCGTTTCCGCCGCAGAACCATTTGAGGCATTTCTTCAGACGCACTGCATCCGTTGCCACGGTCCAGAAACTGTCGAGCGAGACCTGAGAATTGATAAGTTGTCGCGTGATTTCACATCGGGAAAGGATACGCATCTGTGGGCGGAGATCGTAGAACGAATTAACGCTGGCGAGATGCCGCCGGAGGATGAACCCCAACCAAGTGAAGACGACATTGCGAAGGTCATCGCACAGCTCGACACACGTATCCGGGAAGGGCGAGCGGCACGCATGGCCGCACGTCCGCCTGTGGCTCACTATCGGCTAAGTCGGCAGGAGTATCAGAACACGGTGTATGACCTGTTAGGCGTCCGCTACGATCCGGCCCAGCCAGGCGAGTTGAATGCGGATCCACTGTGGCACGGCTTCGAGCGGATCGGTTCGCAGCTCTCACTGTCTCCTTCCCATGTCGAGCGGTACTATCGCGCTTCTGAAATCGTTTTGAGCCGCGCGTTTCCGGAGAAGCCAGTCGAGTCGCAGACGGTTCGCAAAACAGCGGCGGAAATTCGATATAACGGTGGCCAGCAACAGCAGGCCTATCTTGATCGCTTCGGGATCAAGCGACCGCTGCGTGCGTTGATCTTTCCTGGAAGAGAGTTGCAGGCCTTGCGCCCGAATTGGTTTGGTGCAGGTGCATCCCAAAGTGGTCTCTACCGAGCGAGGTTACAGGTCAGCGGTGTTCGTCCTCCTGGTGGACAAACACCTCACCTGCGTATTGGTAAACGCACCGGGGAAGGGACAAACGAAGGCCTGATCGAGTTGGATGTTCTGGCAACAGAAGACGAACCGGAAATTATTGAGTTCGAGGTATTTCTGGAAATGCCTACGAGTCTCGATTTCAACGTCGTTGTCACCGACATCATCTCGCGGGACAAAGGTGGCCATCATCGTAATATTCTCGGTGGATCTAACTATGTGTTCACGCATACCAGTGAAACGACTCTGCTGAATCCAACCGGCCCCAAGCTCTTCGACGAAGATGGCAACGGTATCTTCTCATTTGTGCTATTGGACTGGATTGAGTGGGAGGGCCCTGTCGAGAGTGAAGCCGAGCGGGCAACTCGTACGGATGTGCAGCCGTCTACAGATGCATCGCTGGCGGTTGTCACGCAGCATCTCAATCATTTCGCACAACGTGCCTGGCGGAGGCCAGTAACCGACGATGAGCTTCGTCCCTATTTGCATGCCTACGAGGCCGAGCTGGCCGCTGGCGAAGATATGACTTCGGCTTACCAGATTGCGCTGTTGGGTGTTCTTAACAGCCGTAATTTTACCTATCTTGTCGAAGGAGATGCCAAGTCCCGCGATCGACTTAACGATTGGGAACTGGCCTCGCGACTGTCGTATTTCCTCTGGAGCTCGATGCCCGATCAGGCCTTGTTCGATGCGGCCGCCCAAGGGAAGCTAACCAACGACCAGCTTGCCGACCAGGTCGATCGTATGCTTGCCGATCCGAAGATCGACCGGTTCGTCGAGGATTTCCCTCGTCAGTGGCTACAGTTGCATCGGTTGGGAATGTTTCCGCCGGATGGCAAGTTATATCCGGATTACGACGTTTGGCTGGAAGCGAGTATGCGGGAAGAGGTAGTTCAGTACTTTCGCGAAGTCTTCGCGAAAAACCTGAGTATTGATCGCTTTATCACATCGGACTGGACGATGGCCAATTCGCGGCTCTGCGAATTCTATGGCATCCCTGCACCGCAAAAGTCAGGCGTACAAAAGGTGTCGCTACGACCCGAAGACCATCGTGGTGGGCTGCTAACGATGGGCGCGATATTGGGACTGACCTCGGACGGTACGCGGCATCGTCCCGTTCACCGTGGTGTATGGGTCAGCGAAGCAATCTTTGGCAAGACTCCGCCTCCACCACCGGCGAATGTCGATCCTATCGAACCCAATCCGCCGGACAGCCCAAAAGCGACCATCCGCCAGAAGATTAAGGCACATACCCAGAACGCGAACTGTGCTGCCTGTCATCGAAATATCGATCCGCTGGGATTGGCATTCGATCAGTTCGATGCGATCGGCCAGTGGCGCACCCACGAACGTGTTGAAAAAGGAACCGGTGCGGATCCGCCGGTTGATCCTAGTGGGGAAATGCCCGACGGTCGCACGTTCGCCGATGCCGATCAGTTCAAACAACTTGTGCTGGAAGATCGCGATCGCTTCCTCAGGGGAATGGTCGAACACCTTTGCTCGTACGGGTTACGTCGCGTGCTGACGGTCGATGATCAAGAACATATCGATGCGATCGTCGAAGAAGCAAAGCAGAACAATTATCAACTCAAAGACATCGTGCGGGCTGTCGCTTTGTCCGAGATCATGAAGAAGCGATAG